TCCCGCCGGGCGCGCACGcgcggaggggaggaggggcgGTGCGTGCCGGGATTGGCCCGCGGCGCTGACGTTGCGCGGCAGGCGGAAGTGAGGGGACTCCGACCATGGTAGGGCAGGTGAGGCGGACCCCGCCGGGGCGGGGTCAGGGGTCAGCGccggggccgggagcggggccggggcggctgcggcggctgcggcggctgcggcggctGCGGCAGCGCCCGggcaccggggcgggggggaggcaggcaggcaggcgcTTTCCGCCGTCGTAGGCCTGCGGCCCCCGGCGCTTGTCCCGCCAGCCGGGCGGTGCGTCGTTGTACTGGGCCGGTGTCCGGGTGAGAGCCCTCGGCCGGTCCGGGGCGGGTGGTGCGGCGTTTCTGCGGGGCCTGCGGGAGAGGTGCAGGCTGTCTGTGAAAACGGCCAGTTCTCCTTCCGTCACCGGTGTATTCGCTGAGAGGCGGGAGGACGCGGGCCTGCTGCCTGACGTAGGAATAGCTTTTGTACAAGGGGCTGCGCTCTCCGAAGGGGGTTAAGAGTAAAAGGCCCTAGACGAGGCTGTGAAGTTAACTGCCCGGGTGCAGAAAGGACTTGCACTGTGAACTTACATAGTCTTCACAAAGCACAGATCGAAACgtttaatgctgctttttttggtttggatgTGGTTAAATTTTCACGTTCTTCCCAAATTCATCCTGATCTTAAGGTGACACCGTAATACTTCTGGGTAATCAAAACTGTCTCTGCTTGAAGTTGAAAACAGATTCTTTTTTCTCATGTGACTCTTTGCGTCTGTTCCCGCTTTAGGACAGCAGTGATGACATTGAAGATGTGTCTCTCTTTGATGCAGATGATGATGTATCCAGGAGATCAAAAAAGTCAAAAATAAGGTCAGTGGCCATAGAGAGAGTTTCTAGGTCAGTTCTAGGCAGAAGCATAAGAAAGGAAGGACTGCCATGTTACATCAAAATATGTAATGGCAAATACcttctttatttatttggaaGTAATGGAGAGTAATTTCTGGATAACTGAGACCACCAGTTCCAGAAGCTCAACTGGAATTTGTAGATCTGTGCCTTCATGCTTCTGGGTGCCCTAACATGTAGTATGTGCTTGTGTCCCTGTGTATAAGGAATCTACACTGATACAATGACTCTGTGTAACTGGAGGTTCTCACCCTGTTGAGTGCTGGTTCTGGGCTAGTCCGTTATCTCTTCCCCAGTCTTTGTTCTCAAGTATGTTTGGTGCTGCACTGCTGTCTGTCACGTCCTGGTGTAGTTGGTCCAGCCACCTCCTTCCTCGTTCTGCCCAAACTCCTGCCACAGAGCAGTGTCCATGCATAGGTGCTGTGGTGACCTCAGCTCTGTACTACATGTTTCTGACAGGGAAACTGCAGAAATCAGAAAGAAGGACAAGTCCACCGTATTGAGAAGTCTGATCTTTCCTTCAGAGGTATTTCCTCTGTCAGAACCTTTTTAAATTTAACCCATAAAAATTGCCTTATGTTGAACACTAGGTAAAACTCCCTGTCCCCTTCCACCCTAAATTCTGTCTGCACGTGGGATATCACTGCATGTGGAATGTGTCTTCCTTATGATGAGCTTCTAGTCAGTTTATTTCCCATATCTTCAGAAGTTATTGCACACTGGGTTCATGTTACGATGCTGATCCTTATCCTGTGAGTTGATGGGAGATCACTTGGCAGTGTCATTTCTCTGGAATTGCTTCAGTCTTGTCTGAAAGAGCTGTGACTGTGCTGTACTTCATTCCAGGCATCCAGTGGCATCATTTTTCCACTTATTCTTCCGAGTCAGTGCGATAGTTGTCTATCTGCTCTGTGAGCTCTTAACTAGCAGCTTTATTGCCTGCATGGTGACAATTATCCTCCTCTTGTCCTGTGACTTTTGGGCTGTAAAGGTAAGTTCCTTTTATGCTTTTTGTTATCTTCGTCTTACTATATAAGAATAATTGAAGAGAGTGATATTTGcatcacaaaaaaaagtaacttgTTTGTACGTTTCCCACAAAATGATACCCAAAATACCCTCAAGTACTGTGATGTATTGCAAAGCGTTGTGGAGTAATAACTCTTAATTCTCTGAATACCtggtttctttttgaaaatcaaaTGGAGAACATATATTAGGTTTTCTTTTAAGGTAGCAGAGGCTTCATTATCAGATCACTTTCGAATCACCAGAAATATGCCTCACAGTAATTTGGTATTGTACTGGACATTttagaaaatagattgttgTGGACATAAGAGCTATGTAATCTTGTTTTCCCAAATGTGAGGCAGATGAGCAGCATTGAAAATAGCAACTCAAACAGCTGAACTTTGGCAAATGGTTTCTTTTAGCAGAGATATAAAGctcattgcttttcttctatttcagaATGTCACAGGGCGACTGATGGTTGGCCTTCGCTGGTGGAACCAGGTGGATGATGATGGTAGAAGTCACTGGGTATTTGAAGCCAGGAAggtaaattcctttttttttttttcttctagttgtttctgttttatgaaACCCCTATTAATTAGTGGTTATGCTTGTGATGGTAGATTGCACAGCATAGATATTTACTTCCAGCCAGAGATCTGTGACCAAGTGCTTGTTTCATGTAGGCTGCTGAGTGAGCTTTGTGATCgttgaattatttaaaaattctcatGATGTATTCATCTGGCTTTGCGTAAGTAACATAAAAGTTCCACATAGAATGCAGTAAAGGTTCCCATGCCGTGCTAGTAACCTGTAGGTTTTCTGGTGTGAACTTGGAACAGCTGACAGAGCTTTTACCTCCTATAGAAAACTACTGGAAGTAGGAAGAAACATGTATAGCATTTGTCATGGCCATTACTGTGCCTTTGAGTTCTTGATGACTACTGCTAAGTCTGTAGTATCTCTAGTATCGCATCTGTCAGGCACCTCGCAACACTTCCAGTATTTACCCTTTTGATCCCTATCTTTTATCTCTGTATGGAGGTAGTGACACTTCTGGCATGCAGATCTGGAGTGAGATTGTGCTGTCACGTGTCTGCAGTGGTGTAGGGACTTGAACCTAAAGCTTTCTCCAGCTGATTTTGTGCCTTAACTACAGGCACATTCTTTCTCAAGACGATGCTAGTTTAGAAAAGCTAGAACATATTggtggaggagggggaaaggtAGCCGAACTGCTGGTGATGCTGTAAATTTACCCCagtccagatttttttaaatgttacaggaaggaagaagtgaGTGCTTGCTTTGGGATCTTATGCTCTGTAAAGACTTTATGAAATCAGTAATGTGGTGTGAATCAGACCTCTGTGtgtgtaaagaaaaaattaccCTACTTTGATGTCTAAAAGTATCATTATTTAGTTCTGCCAGTGGTAGGATTAGTGAAATTCTGATTGTGCAGTGATTTGGAGGTAGAAAACATTACCAGTTTGGTTGTTTCTAAGCATTGTTACTGAACCATGCAGTAAATGTCACGTTTCCCAAATGTAACCTTTAATCCCCAAGCATTCCAAGGCGATTTGATGTTGCCACCTCCACTGTTTCTGATAGAAAACTGATAAAAGGGTCCCTTAAATGGAAACATCTGCTACTGCAGAAAGATCTTTAGGTGATGTAGAAATTGATCTTGAAAGCACCCAGTACTGTTGTGTGGAGGTGGAAAACAGGGAGCTTGTAGATTCTGGACTGGTTTTAATGACAATGTGACCTATACAGTGGATCAGCCTGTTAATCTcgatttcctttctgtttctagGTATCGGCGCAAGGGAGTAAAACCTCATCAGAAGCAGAGTCCCGAATTTTCTGGTTAGGTCTAATTACCTGTCCTATGATCTGGGTGATATTTGCTTTCAGcgctctcttttctttcaaagtgaAATGGCTGGTGAGTGGACTCCCTCAACTCAGTAATAGATCCTGTATGTTATAGGCAAGGCAGTGTAAATCAATGACTGTATTTTCCTGTGTCTTAGGCAGTGGTTGTGATGGGAGTGGTGCTTCAGGGAGCCAACCTTTATGGTTATATCAGGTGTAAAGTTGGCAGTAGAAAGAACTTGACAAGCATGGCAACCAACTATCTTGGGAAGCAGTTCTTGCGGCAGGTAAGTTTTCCAGGGTTTTGGAAACCCTCCAGTCATATTTGTTTCTGTCCATCAGCTTCCTTACTGCCTGGGCCAtgaaaagaaagactgaaaaagttGTTATTTGTAGTTCTGCAGAGGGAACCTTCACACCTTGCTGCCTTGTGAATTTGAGCCTCTTTAGTAAAGTCACAGAGTAACTTGCTAATTATTGGCATCAAGTTCCATTTGCATGTCATGAGCTCATGTTATTTGCTGGTGCCGTGGACAGGTGCCATAGAAGTTACTGGAATATGGCTGGTATATTGGAAATAAGGAACACAGTGAATGTGGTGAcagaatgaaatgttttttgatAAACTATGGCTCTTGGATAATGTGTTGTTAAATTACTCCTTTCATTGCACTGCTTCCTCTTCAGGTTGTGCTAGCCACAAAACTATGCACCTGGAGGGATGTCACATTGGTCCTTGTGCTTCAGTGCACAGCTGCAGCATGCATAGCTCTTAGCTGAAAGGGCTGCCATTGccttttatgttctttttcacTTCCAACCAGCTCTTTTCAGGAGGTCCTTCTCTGCCCCAGCActgggttttcttccttccatagGTCCCTGCAGCAGTAGGCACAACTGTCCCCCGTTCCACTTCTAGGCTGTCATTTAACTTCTGCTTTTACCGAGTTTCCTCAGTGTGCTGTATTATGTGGACAACTCCAAGGACAAGTGGTTTGCCTGCCACAGATTCACAAATGTTTGCTGGAATTACTCTCATTAGTGTAATCAGAAGTTCAAACACTGATAAACCTTTCTTGGCAGTCTGTGCTGGGATTGTGCTCTTCTGTAGCTGGATTTGCTTCTGAATGCTTTTACCACTGCAGTGGTTAACCAGAGGCCCAGACCATTCTCAGTCTCTGGCAGAATTAGTGCCTTCCCCCAGAATCATGGCAATGAGTCACATAGTTCTCCTGtactccttttcttcttttttgccttctgcAGACTGTGGTTAAAGAGGACCAAACAGCATCCTGAGAGTGGTAGAAGCCTCAACCCAGACTGGATTCACAGTAGTGGACAACAGAGAATGTTGCTCTGACCATGAGATTTGGGAGCTGCATACATGAGGTGTGAATTAAAAGAAGTAAATAAATTGTGCAAGACTTCAGGTTAACACTCCTAGCAACTTATATTCGATTTTCCA
This DNA window, taken from Haliaeetus albicilla chromosome 12, bHalAlb1.1, whole genome shotgun sequence, encodes the following:
- the TVP23C gene encoding Golgi apparatus membrane protein TVP23 homolog C isoform X1 produces the protein MVGQDSSDDIEDVSLFDADDDVSRRSKKSKIRHPVASFFHLFFRVSAIVVYLLCELLTSSFIACMVTIILLLSCDFWAVKNVTGRLMVGLRWWNQVDDDGRSHWVFEARKVSAQGSKTSSEAESRIFWLGLITCPMIWVIFAFSALFSFKVKWLAVVVMGVVLQGANLYGYIRCKVGSRKNLTSMATNYLGKQFLRQTVVKEDQTAS
- the TVP23C gene encoding Golgi apparatus membrane protein TVP23 homolog C isoform X2, with protein sequence MKDSSDDIEDVSLFDADDDVSRRSKKSKIRHPVASFFHLFFRVSAIVVYLLCELLTSSFIACMVTIILLLSCDFWAVKNVTGRLMVGLRWWNQVDDDGRSHWVFEARKVSAQGSKTSSEAESRIFWLGLITCPMIWVIFAFSALFSFKVKWLAVVVMGVVLQGANLYGYIRCKVGSRKNLTSMATNYLGKQFLRQTVVKEDQTAS
- the TVP23C gene encoding Golgi apparatus membrane protein TVP23 homolog C isoform X3 — protein: MDSSDDIEDVSLFDADDDVSRRSKKSKIRHPVASFFHLFFRVSAIVVYLLCELLTSSFIACMVTIILLLSCDFWAVKNVTGRLMVGLRWWNQVDDDGRSHWVFEARKVSAQGSKTSSEAESRIFWLGLITCPMIWVIFAFSALFSFKVKWLAVVVMGVVLQGANLYGYIRCKVGSRKNLTSMATNYLGKQFLRQTVVKEDQTAS